Proteins encoded by one window of Lutibacter sp. A64:
- the hisA gene encoding 1-(5-phosphoribosyl)-5-[(5-phosphoribosylamino)methylideneamino]imidazole-4-carboxamide isomerase gives MRIIPAIDIINGKCVRLSKGDYATEKVYNENPLEVAKMFEAHGIQHLHLVDLDGAKASHIVNYKVLETIASNTNLSIDFGGGLKSDEDLRIAFESGANQITGGSIAVKNPEIFKNWLQKFGADKIILGADANNEKVAVGGWLEESDKELIPFIQSYEKEGVSYVICTDISKDGMLQGPSFDLYQKILNETTNIKLIASGGISTFEELPRLAEMGCEGTIVGKAIYEHKISMKQLENFILNN, from the coding sequence ATGAGAATAATTCCAGCAATAGATATCATCAATGGTAAATGTGTACGTCTTTCAAAAGGCGATTATGCAACTGAAAAAGTGTACAATGAAAACCCGTTAGAGGTTGCAAAAATGTTTGAAGCACACGGAATACAACATTTACATTTGGTTGATTTAGATGGGGCAAAAGCAAGTCATATTGTAAATTATAAAGTATTAGAAACCATTGCATCAAACACAAATCTTTCAATTGATTTTGGAGGTGGTTTAAAATCGGATGAAGATTTGAGAATTGCGTTTGAAAGTGGTGCAAATCAGATTACTGGTGGAAGTATTGCTGTTAAAAATCCTGAAATATTTAAAAACTGGTTGCAGAAATTTGGAGCAGATAAAATTATTTTAGGAGCTGATGCAAATAACGAAAAAGTTGCTGTTGGTGGTTGGTTAGAAGAATCTGATAAAGAATTAATTCCTTTTATTCAAAGTTATGAAAAAGAAGGTGTAAGCTATGTTATTTGTACGGATATTTCTAAAGATGGAATGTTACAAGGTCCGTCGTTCGATTTATACCAAAAGATATTAAATGAAACAACAAATATTAAATTAATTGCATCTGGAGGAATTTCTACCTTTGAAGAATTACCTCGATTGGCAGAAATGGGTTGTGAAGGTACTATTGTTGGAAAAGCCATTTACGAACATAAAATTAGTATGAAGCAGTTAGAGAATTTTATTTTAAATAATTAG
- the hisH gene encoding imidazole glycerol phosphate synthase subunit HisH has protein sequence MKIVIINYGAGNIQSIKFAIKRLGFEAILTDDEEEIRNADKVIFPGVGEASSAMEKLRATGLDKVIPTLKKPVLGICLGMQLMCAYCEEGDTKGLNIFNCDVLKFDTSVKVPQIGWNQIENLKSNLFKGIKEKEYMYLVHSFYVPMNNEAIATTNYGFKYASALQEKNFYGVQFHPEKSSKAGAQILQNFLAL, from the coding sequence ATGAAAATAGTAATCATAAATTACGGAGCAGGAAATATTCAATCTATAAAATTCGCCATTAAACGTTTAGGTTTTGAAGCGATTTTAACAGATGATGAAGAAGAAATAAGAAACGCAGATAAAGTTATTTTTCCAGGAGTTGGAGAGGCGAGTAGTGCTATGGAAAAGCTACGAGCTACAGGTTTAGATAAAGTAATTCCAACGTTAAAAAAACCTGTTTTAGGTATCTGTTTAGGAATGCAGCTGATGTGTGCTTATTGTGAAGAGGGAGATACGAAAGGATTAAATATTTTTAATTGCGATGTGCTAAAATTTGATACTTCTGTGAAAGTACCACAAATTGGTTGGAATCAAATTGAAAATTTAAAATCCAATTTATTCAAAGGAATTAAAGAAAAAGAATATATGTATTTGGTACATAGTTTTTATGTCCCAATGAATAATGAAGCAATTGCAACTACTAATTATGGATTTAAATATGCTTCGGCATTACAAGAAAAAAACTTTTACGGAGTACAATTTCACCCTGAAAAAAGTAGTAAAGCAGGAGCGCAAATATTACAGAATTTTTTAGCGTTGTAA
- the hisB gene encoding bifunctional histidinol-phosphatase/imidazoleglycerol-phosphate dehydratase HisB, whose product MKKKVLFIDRDGTMIKEPADEQIDAFDKLVFYPKVFTYLGKIAKELDFELAMITNQDGLGTEVYPENTFWPVHNFIMNSFENEGIVFEEVFIDKTFPHENAETRKPKTGLLTKYFSEEYDLENSFVIGDRLTDIELAKNLGAKGIFINDNTNLGTDEISVKRNELDAFIALESNDWQKIYEFLKLENRTAELTRNTNETKIYIKLNLDGTGKSEISTGIAFFDHMLDQISRHGNMDLTIQVQGDLEVDEHHTIEDTMIALGEVFAKALGNKLGIERYGFCLPMDDCLAQVAIDFGGRNWLIWDADFKREMIGKMPTEMFYHLFKSFTDGARCNLNIKAEGDNEHHKIEGIFKAFAKAIKVAVKRDSEKMILPSTKGML is encoded by the coding sequence ATGAAGAAAAAAGTATTGTTTATTGACCGTGATGGAACTATGATTAAAGAACCTGCTGATGAACAAATAGATGCATTTGATAAATTGGTTTTTTATCCGAAAGTTTTCACTTATTTAGGTAAAATAGCAAAAGAATTAGATTTTGAATTGGCTATGATTACCAATCAAGATGGTTTAGGTACCGAAGTATATCCAGAAAATACTTTTTGGCCTGTACATAATTTTATAATGAATTCTTTTGAAAATGAAGGAATTGTATTTGAAGAAGTGTTTATAGATAAAACTTTTCCACATGAAAATGCAGAAACACGTAAACCTAAAACTGGTTTGTTAACAAAGTATTTTTCTGAAGAATACGATTTAGAAAATTCTTTTGTAATTGGTGACCGATTAACAGATATAGAGTTGGCTAAAAACTTAGGAGCAAAAGGAATTTTCATCAACGATAATACTAATTTAGGAACGGATGAAATTTCTGTAAAAAGAAATGAGTTAGATGCTTTTATTGCTTTAGAAAGTAACGATTGGCAAAAAATATACGAGTTTCTAAAACTTGAAAATAGAACTGCTGAATTGACTAGAAATACCAACGAAACTAAAATTTACATCAAATTAAATTTAGATGGAACGGGCAAAAGTGAAATTTCAACAGGAATAGCTTTTTTTGACCATATGCTAGATCAAATTTCGCGTCACGGAAATATGGATTTAACTATTCAAGTTCAAGGAGATTTAGAAGTTGATGAGCACCATACTATTGAAGATACAATGATTGCGTTGGGTGAAGTTTTTGCCAAAGCTTTAGGAAATAAATTAGGAATAGAACGTTACGGTTTTTGTTTACCAATGGACGATTGTTTAGCGCAAGTAGCAATTGATTTTGGTGGAAGAAATTGGCTGATTTGGGATGCCGATTTTAAACGTGAAATGATAGGTAAAATGCCAACAGAAATGTTTTATCATTTATTTAAATCGTTTACTGACGGAGCGCGTTGTAATTTAAATATAAAAGCAGAAGGAGATAACGAACACCATAAAATTGAAGGGATCTTTAAAGCATTTGCAAAAGCAATAAAAGTAGCAGTAAAAAGAGATTCAGAAAAAATGATTTTACCAAGTACAAAAGGGATGCTTTAA